A stretch of Melospiza melodia melodia isolate bMelMel2 chromosome 24, bMelMel2.pri, whole genome shotgun sequence DNA encodes these proteins:
- the LOC134428860 gene encoding urotensin-2 receptor-like isoform X1: MSLTDELESHFTTTPSMVTDTGEDGVFRIRPNVSANGTGDGAWAAGSTEDMVAICTIGAILSLMCVVGVTGNVYTLLVMCHYLRSSASMYIYIINLALADLLYLLTIPFIVGTYFIQKWHFGDVGCRILFSLDFLTMHASIFTLTVMSTERYLAVLKPLDTVKRSKSYRKAIAVVIWLVSLLLTLPMLIMIQLVQRDNKSICLPTWSKLSYKVYLSILFGTSIVGPGVVIGYLYIRLAKIYWVSQTASFKQTKRLPNQKVLYLIFTIVLVFWACFLPFWIWQLLFQYYESFPLSPKVMKNINYLTTCLTYSNSCINPFLYTLLTKNYREYLKNRQRSLSSSSGYFQRRNRFQRISGRSLSTSSQHCTETYVLAHAPLGNSSA; this comes from the coding sequence ATGTCCCTGACTGACGAGCTGGAGAGCCACTTCACCACCACCCCCTCCATGGTGACAGACACAGGTGAGGATGGCGTGTTCAGAATCAGGCCCAATGTCTCGGCCAACGGCACCGGGGACGGCGCATGGGCGGCCGGCTCCACAGAGGACATGGTGGCCATCTGCACCATCGGGGCCATCCTGTCCCTCATGTGCGTGGTTGGGGTGACAGGCAACGTCTACACCCTGCTGGTGATGTGCCACTACCTGCGCTCCTCCGCCTCCATGTACATCTACATCATCAACCTGGCGCTGGCCGACCTGCTCTACCTCCTCACCATCCCCTTCATCGTCGGCACCTACTTCATCCAGAAGTGGCACTTTGGGGATGTTGGCTGCCGCATCCTGTTCAGCCTGGACTTTCTCACCATGCATGCCAGCATCTTCACCCTCACAGTGATGAGCACGGAGCGCTACCTGGCCGTGCTGAAGCCCCTGGACACGGTGAAGAGGTCCAAGAGCTACCGCAAGGCCATCGCTGTGGTGATCTGGCTGGTGTCACTGCTGCTCACCCTGCCCATGCTCATCATGATCCAGCTGGTGCAAAGGGACAACAAAAGCATCTGCCTGCCCACCTGGAGCAAGCTGTCTTACAAAGTCTATCTCAGCATCCTCTTTGGCACCAGCATCGTGGGCCCTGGGGTGGTCATTGGCTACCTTTACATCCGCCTGGCCAAGATTTACTGGGTGTCCCAGACTGCTTCCTTCAAGCAGACCAAGAGGCTGCCCAACCAGAAGGTGCTCTACCTAATCTTCACCATAGTGCTGGTCTTCTGGGCTTGCTTCTTGCCTTTCTGGATATGGCAGCTCCTCTTCCAGTATTATGAATCCTTCCCTTTATCTCCCAAGGTGATGAAGAACATTAATTACCTGACAACCTGCCTGACCTACAGCAACAGCTGCATCAACCCCTTCCTCTACACCCTGCTCACCAAAAACTACAGGGAGTACCTGAAGAACAGGCAGaggtccctcagcagcagcagtgggtaCTTCCAGAGGAGGAATCGCTTCCAGAGGATTTCAGGGAGATCCCTGTCCAccagcagccagcactgcacaGAGACTTACGTCCTTGCTCACGCTCCTCTGGGAAACAGCAGTGCCTGA
- the LOC134428860 gene encoding urotensin-2 receptor-like isoform X2 → MSLTDELESHFTTTPSMVTDTGEDGVFRIRPNVSANGTGDGAWAAGSTEDMVAICTIGAILSLMCVVGVTGNVYTLLVMCHYLRSSASMYIYIINLALADLLYLLTIPFIVGTYFIQKWHFGDVGCRILFSLDFLTMHASIFTLTVMSTERYLAVLKPLDTVKRSKSYRKAIAVVIWLVSLLLTLPMLIMIQLVQRDNKSICLPTWSKLSYKVYLSILFGTSIVGPGVVIGYLYIRLAKIYWVSQTASFKQTKRLPNQKVMKNINYLTTCLTYSNSCINPFLYTLLTKNYREYLKNRQRSLSSSSGYFQRRNRFQRISGRSLSTSSQHCTETYVLAHAPLGNSSA, encoded by the exons ATGTCCCTGACTGACGAGCTGGAGAGCCACTTCACCACCACCCCCTCCATGGTGACAGACACAGGTGAGGATGGCGTGTTCAGAATCAGGCCCAATGTCTCGGCCAACGGCACCGGGGACGGCGCATGGGCGGCCGGCTCCACAGAGGACATGGTGGCCATCTGCACCATCGGGGCCATCCTGTCCCTCATGTGCGTGGTTGGGGTGACAGGCAACGTCTACACCCTGCTGGTGATGTGCCACTACCTGCGCTCCTCCGCCTCCATGTACATCTACATCATCAACCTGGCGCTGGCCGACCTGCTCTACCTCCTCACCATCCCCTTCATCGTCGGCACCTACTTCATCCAGAAGTGGCACTTTGGGGATGTTGGCTGCCGCATCCTGTTCAGCCTGGACTTTCTCACCATGCATGCCAGCATCTTCACCCTCACAGTGATGAGCACGGAGCGCTACCTGGCCGTGCTGAAGCCCCTGGACACGGTGAAGAGGTCCAAGAGCTACCGCAAGGCCATCGCTGTGGTGATCTGGCTGGTGTCACTGCTGCTCACCCTGCCCATGCTCATCATGATCCAGCTGGTGCAAAGGGACAACAAAAGCATCTGCCTGCCCACCTGGAGCAAGCTGTCTTACAAAGTCTATCTCAGCATCCTCTTTGGCACCAGCATCGTGGGCCCTGGGGTGGTCATTGGCTACCTTTACATCCGCCTGGCCAAGATTTACTGGGTGTCCCAGACTGCTTCCTTCAAGCAGACCAAGAGGCTGCCCAACCAGAAG GTGATGAAGAACATTAATTACCTGACAACCTGCCTGACCTACAGCAACAGCTGCATCAACCCCTTCCTCTACACCCTGCTCACCAAAAACTACAGGGAGTACCTGAAGAACAGGCAGaggtccctcagcagcagcagtgggtaCTTCCAGAGGAGGAATCGCTTCCAGAGGATTTCAGGGAGATCCCTGTCCAccagcagccagcactgcacaGAGACTTACGTCCTTGCTCACGCTCCTCTGGGAAACAGCAGTGCCTGA
- the LOC134428860 gene encoding urotensin-2 receptor-like isoform X3: MSLTDELESHFTTTPSMVTDTGNVYTLLVMCHYLRSSASMYIYIINLALADLLYLLTIPFIVGTYFIQKWHFGDVGCRILFSLDFLTMHASIFTLTVMSTERYLAVLKPLDTVKRSKSYRKAIAVVIWLVSLLLTLPMLIMIQLVQRDNKSICLPTWSKLSYKVYLSILFGTSIVGPGVVIGYLYIRLAKIYWVSQTASFKQTKRLPNQKVLYLIFTIVLVFWACFLPFWIWQLLFQYYESFPLSPKVMKNINYLTTCLTYSNSCINPFLYTLLTKNYREYLKNRQRSLSSSSGYFQRRNRFQRISGRSLSTSSQHCTETYVLAHAPLGNSSA, encoded by the exons ATGTCCCTGACTGACGAGCTGGAGAGCCACTTCACCACCACCCCCTCCATGGTGACAGACACAG GCAACGTCTACACCCTGCTGGTGATGTGCCACTACCTGCGCTCCTCCGCCTCCATGTACATCTACATCATCAACCTGGCGCTGGCCGACCTGCTCTACCTCCTCACCATCCCCTTCATCGTCGGCACCTACTTCATCCAGAAGTGGCACTTTGGGGATGTTGGCTGCCGCATCCTGTTCAGCCTGGACTTTCTCACCATGCATGCCAGCATCTTCACCCTCACAGTGATGAGCACGGAGCGCTACCTGGCCGTGCTGAAGCCCCTGGACACGGTGAAGAGGTCCAAGAGCTACCGCAAGGCCATCGCTGTGGTGATCTGGCTGGTGTCACTGCTGCTCACCCTGCCCATGCTCATCATGATCCAGCTGGTGCAAAGGGACAACAAAAGCATCTGCCTGCCCACCTGGAGCAAGCTGTCTTACAAAGTCTATCTCAGCATCCTCTTTGGCACCAGCATCGTGGGCCCTGGGGTGGTCATTGGCTACCTTTACATCCGCCTGGCCAAGATTTACTGGGTGTCCCAGACTGCTTCCTTCAAGCAGACCAAGAGGCTGCCCAACCAGAAGGTGCTCTACCTAATCTTCACCATAGTGCTGGTCTTCTGGGCTTGCTTCTTGCCTTTCTGGATATGGCAGCTCCTCTTCCAGTATTATGAATCCTTCCCTTTATCTCCCAAGGTGATGAAGAACATTAATTACCTGACAACCTGCCTGACCTACAGCAACAGCTGCATCAACCCCTTCCTCTACACCCTGCTCACCAAAAACTACAGGGAGTACCTGAAGAACAGGCAGaggtccctcagcagcagcagtgggtaCTTCCAGAGGAGGAATCGCTTCCAGAGGATTTCAGGGAGATCCCTGTCCAccagcagccagcactgcacaGAGACTTACGTCCTTGCTCACGCTCCTCTGGGAAACAGCAGTGCCTGA